The bacterium region AAACAAGTCGCGCAAGCCATCCGCGGTCGTAAAAAGTTAGACCGCGTTCATATGGTTGTTACACCGAGCAGCCAGCAAGTATTTGACGATGCAACTAAAGAAGGATTGATTGGGCTATTCAGTGAGTTCGGCGCTGTAATTACGGAACCGGGTTGCGGATCCTGCATTGGCAACGGCCCCGGTATTTCAGAAAAAGGAACCGTCACGGCTTCTACCAGCAACCGAAATTTCAGCGGACGTATGGGTGGGAGCGGCGATGTTTTTCTTGTTTCACCATTCGTTGCAGGCATCGCGGCATGCACCGGGGAATTGACGGATCCACGGACGTGGAAAGTCGTATCGTAAACGTCAATTTCTACTTGACACGCGAATAGGTTTTTTCTATATTGCCGCACCTTTAGTGAATGTTCTTTGCCATAGACGTCTTATCAAGAGCGGTCGAGTGACAGGCACTGTGACGCCGCAGCAACCGTCTCCCTGTTATAAGGGAGAGACAAGGTGCTAATTCCTGTTCCGGTAAAAATCACCGGGAGAAGATGAGATAAGTAATAAATTTTCTTACCTCTTCTTTCAAACGATTGAAGAGGTTTTTTATTTTAATAGGTTATTTTTTCATTCACATAATTTAACAGGAGCTACTATGTCGAGATTTCTTTTTACGTCCGAGTCAGTCTCTGAAGGCCACCCGGATAAAGTTGCCGATCAGATCAGCGATGCAATTTTGGATGCTATGATCAAGGAAGATCCCTATAGTCGTGTAGCGTGCGAAACGCTCGTGACAACCGGCTTGGCCATCGTCAGTGGTGAAGTTACGACGAAAGCCTATATTGATGTACAAGAGTTAGTGCGTCAGACCATCCGGAGAATCGGTTATACAACGGATGCTTATCGTTTCGATGCTGACTCATGTGGCGTTATTTCTACCATTCACCAACAATCGCCGGATATTGCAATGGGCGTCGATACAGGAGGCGCCGGCGATCAAGGAATGATGTTCGGTTATGCCTGCGATCAAACGCCTGAACTGATGCCGATGACAATTTCTTTTGCGCACAAATTAGTTAAGCGCTTGGCCGATATCCGTAAAAACGGAACTGAAATGTCGTATCTACGTCCCGATGCCAAATCTCAGGTTACGATTGAATATGATGAAAATAAAAAACCGATACGGGTCAATACCGTCGTCGTTTCAACACAACACGATCCGGACGTTACACAAACAAAAATCAAAGACGACGTAATCGCTAACGTTATCAAAAAAGTTATTCCGGCAGAATTACTGGATAATAAAACGGTGTATCACGTGAATCCGACCGGACGGTTTGAAATTGGCGGACCGCACGGCGACACGGGTTTGACTGGCAGGAAAATTATCGTTGATACGTATGGAGGTTGGGGCGCACATGGTGGTGGTGCTTTTTCCGGCAAAGATCCGACAAAGGTCGATCGTAGTGCGGCTTATGCTGCACGGCATATTGCTAAAAATGTGGTCGCCGCGGAATTAGCCAAAGAATGTCTTGTGCAAGTTGCCTATGCTATTGGCGTTGTGCAGCCGGTTTCCATTTTTGTGAATACTTATGGAACCGGTCGTATTCCCGATACCAAAATTGCCGAAATTATCCAGAAAAGCGTCGACATGACGCCTAAAGGAATTATCGAACGAT contains the following coding sequences:
- the metK gene encoding methionine adenosyltransferase, coding for MSRFLFTSESVSEGHPDKVADQISDAILDAMIKEDPYSRVACETLVTTGLAIVSGEVTTKAYIDVQELVRQTIRRIGYTTDAYRFDADSCGVISTIHQQSPDIAMGVDTGGAGDQGMMFGYACDQTPELMPMTISFAHKLVKRLADIRKNGTEMSYLRPDAKSQVTIEYDENKKPIRVNTVVVSTQHDPDVTQTKIKDDVIANVIKKVIPAELLDNKTVYHVNPTGRFEIGGPHGDTGLTGRKIIVDTYGGWGAHGGGAFSGKDPTKVDRSAAYAARHIAKNVVAAELAKECLVQVAYAIGVVQPVSIFVNTYGTGRIPDTKIAEIIQKSVDMTPKGIIERFNLRRPLYLETAAYGHFGRTEFEWEKLNLADTFRKEAK